From the genome of Nicotiana sylvestris chromosome 2, ASM39365v2, whole genome shotgun sequence, one region includes:
- the LOC104211382 gene encoding CDPK-related kinase 5 gives MGACTSKPSNFSVDDITVAGDGATFPVKSGPSNDDDVNSHQTKKDEPSVGKKSPFFPFYSPSPAHYLFSKKSPATNASSNSTPMRFFKRPFPPPSPAKHIRSLLARRHGTVKPNESAIPEGNESEVGDGGGAGLDKSFGFSKNFVNKYEMGVEVGRGHFGYTCKAKFKKGEVKGQEVAVKVIPKSKMTTAIAIEDVRREVKILRALTGHNNLVKFYDAYEDPNNVYIVMELCEGGELLDRILSRGGKYTEDDAKSVMIQILKVVAFCHLQGVVHRDLKPENFLFTSKDENAQLKAIDFGLSDFVKPDERLNDIVGSAYYVAPEVLHRSYSTEADVWSIGVIAYILLCGSRPFWARTESGIFRAVLKADPSFDEQPWPTLSSEAKDFVKRLLNKDPRKRMTAAQALGHPWIKNSHNMEVPLDILIFKLMKAYMRSSALRKAALRALSKTLTVDELFYLKEQFALLEPNKNGTISFNNIKTALMKHATDAMKEARMHDFLASLNALQYRRMDFEEFCAAALSVHQLEALDRWEQHARCAYEIFEKEGNRAIMIEELASELGLSPSVPVHAVLHDWLRHTDGKLSFLGFAKLLHGVSSRSITKVQ, from the exons ATGGGTGCTTGCACTTCAAAACCCTCAAATTTTTCCGTCGATGACATTACCGTCGCCGGCGACGGCGCTACATTTCCGGTGAAATCTGGACCGAGCAATGACGACGATGTTAACAGCCATCAGACGAAGAAGGACGAACCTAGTGTGGGTAAAAAGTCACCCTTTTTCCCCTTCTACAGTCCAAGTCCGGCGCATTATTTGTTCTCAAAGAAATCTCCGGCTACGAATGCCAGCTCTAATTCTACTCCCATGAGGTTCTTCAAACGGCCGTTCCCTCCGCCTTCTCCGGCGAAGCACATCCGTTCTCTGTTGGCCAGGCGACATGGCACCGTAAAACCGAACGAGTCTGCAATACCCGAAGGGAATGAATCTGAGGTCGGAGATGGAGGAGGCGCGGGGCTAGATAAGAGCTTTGGATTTTCGAAGAATTTTGTGAACAAGTATGAGATGGGAGTGGAAGTAGGAAGAGGGCATTTTGGGTATACTTGTAAAGCTAAGTTTAAGAAAGGTGAAGTCAAGGGACAAGAGGTTGCTGTTAAAGTCATCCCCAAATCAAAG ATGACTACTGCAATAGCCATTGAGGATGTGAGAAGGGAGGTGAAGATATTAAGAGCTTTGACGGGACATAATAATTTAGTAAAGTTTTATGATGCATATGAAGACCCCAACAATGTGTACATAGTCATGGA GCTATGTGAAGGAGGCGAGCTTTTGGATAGAATACTCTCGAG AGGTGGGAAGTACACAGAAGATGATGCAAAGTCTGTAATGATACAAATACTGAAAGTTGTTGCATTTTGCCATCTTCAAGGTGTGGTGCACCGGGATCTCAAACCAGAG AACTTCTTATTCACATCTAAGGATGAAAACGCACAACTTAAAGCAATAGACTTTGGATTGTCTGATTTTGTGAAGCCAG ATGAAAGACTTAATGATATTGTCGGTAGTGCATATTATGTAGCGCCGGAGGTTCTACACAGATCTTACAGTACAGAGGCTGATGTGTGGAGTATAGGTGTCATAGCATATATCCTGTTGTGTGGAAGCCGTCCTTTTTGGGCTCGAACAGAATCTGGGATATTTAGAGCTGTCCTAAAAGCTGATCCAAGTTTTGACGAACAGCCTTGGCCTACATTATCTTCTGAGGCAAAAGACTTTGTGAAACGTCTGTTGAATAAAGATCCCCGGAAAAGAATGACCGCAGCTCAGGCTTTGG GTCACCCATGGATAAAGAATAGTCACAACATGGAGGTGCCTTTGGATATTTTGATATTCAAACTAATGAAAGCTTACATGAGGTCCTCTGCTCTTAGAAAAGCTGCACTACGG GCTTTATCAAAGACATTGACTGTAGATGAGCTATTTTATCTGAAGGAGCAGTTTGCGTTGCTGGAACCAAACAAAAATGGCACCATAAGCTTCAATAACATTAAAACG GCCCTGATGAAACATGCAACAGATGCTATGAAGGAAGCTCGCATGCATGATTTTCTTGCATCG CTTAATGCACTGCAATACAGGAGGATGGATTTTGAGGAATTCTGTGCTGCTGCATTAAGTGTTCATCAGCTTGAGGCTCTTGACCGATGGGAACAACATGCACGTTGTGCCTATGAAATTTTTGAGAAGGAAGGCAATAGGGCTATTATGATAGAAGAATTAGCTTCG GAACTTGGTCTTAGCCCTTCTGTTCCAGTCCATGCTGTTCTACATGACTGGCTTAGGCATACTGATGGAAAGCTCAGTTTTCTTGGTTTTGCAAAGTTGTTGCATGGAGTGTCCAGCCGCTCAATTACAAAAGTTCAATGA